The Candidatus Dormiibacterota bacterium genome window below encodes:
- a CDS encoding redoxin domain-containing protein, whose protein sequence is MTVALVVGLILAWATVAFIGWLLYLTVRQQGRVLIAHEEIRTRLANAEAAVQRLADRPVPVPVPAIAPQPAAAAPPPTLVLGTPAPDFRLPDLKGRFRTLADYHGMPSVLVFFNPDCGFCTQLAPKLGELSESAPQLVVMSRGDKQVNKQLARTHHWKGDVLLEPNWDVASSYRTNATPTGYLIDAEGRIASTLAVGVDGVMTLTRMLNGGGNGKTHEPAADLTAEGLSQKQDAAVEKAKAAGLSITDSKLQRDGLPAGTEAPNFTLPDLAGRKRTLADFRGKRTLLVFSDPDCGPCQTLAPSLAQLHEAHQGNNLVVLMVSKGDLEANRQKAREHGFNFPVVLQRNWEVSKDYAMFATPVGYLIDERGVIARDVAVGGDAILRLVSAG, encoded by the coding sequence GTGACGGTCGCCCTTGTCGTTGGACTGATTCTGGCCTGGGCGACCGTCGCCTTCATCGGCTGGCTGCTTTACCTTACGGTGCGGCAGCAGGGCCGTGTCCTGATCGCCCACGAGGAGATCCGGACCCGCCTGGCCAACGCCGAAGCGGCGGTGCAACGGCTTGCCGACCGGCCGGTTCCCGTCCCTGTGCCTGCCATCGCGCCTCAGCCGGCTGCTGCCGCGCCGCCTCCGACCCTCGTCCTGGGTACTCCTGCGCCCGACTTCCGGCTGCCCGATCTGAAAGGCCGCTTCCGCACGCTCGCCGACTATCACGGCATGCCCTCGGTGCTCGTCTTCTTCAATCCCGACTGCGGCTTCTGCACGCAGCTGGCGCCCAAGCTTGGCGAGCTTTCGGAGTCTGCGCCTCAGCTGGTCGTGATGAGCCGCGGCGACAAGCAGGTCAACAAACAGCTGGCGCGTACGCACCACTGGAAGGGCGACGTCCTGCTCGAGCCGAACTGGGACGTTGCCTCGAGCTACCGAACCAATGCGACGCCAACCGGCTATCTCATCGATGCCGAGGGGCGCATTGCCAGCACGCTGGCCGTTGGCGTCGATGGCGTCATGACGCTGACGAGGATGCTGAACGGCGGCGGCAATGGCAAGACTCATGAGCCCGCCGCCGACTTAACCGCGGAAGGGCTCAGCCAGAAGCAGGATGCCGCGGTCGAGAAGGCAAAGGCGGCGGGCCTGTCGATTACCGACAGCAAGTTGCAGCGAGACGGCCTGCCGGCAGGGACAGAGGCGCCGAACTTCACGCTTCCCGATCTTGCCGGCCGCAAGCGGACGCTCGCCGACTTCCGCGGCAAGCGCACGTTACTCGTGTTCTCCGACCCGGACTGTGGTCCCTGTCAGACGCTCGCGCCCTCGCTTGCGCAGCTCCATGAGGCGCACCAAGGCAATAACCTCGTCGTGCTGATGGTGAGCAAAGGCGACCTCGAGGCAAACCGGCAAAAAGCGAGGGAGCACGGCTTCAACTTCCCAGTCGTGCTGCAGCGCAACTGGGAGGTTTCGAAGGACTACGCCATGTTCGCGACGCCGGTCGGCTACCTGATCGACGAGCGCGGCGTGATCGCCCGGGACGTGGCGGTCGGTGGCGATGCCATTTTGCGCCTGGTCAGCGCGGGGTAG
- a CDS encoding twin-arginine translocase TatA/TatE family subunit, with protein sequence MFGLGHAWIILVLLLAIVLIVIGPGKLSQLGGALGQSLKEFRKSQSESPPAGEPPKPTE encoded by the coding sequence ATGTTCGGACTCGGCCACGCGTGGATCATCCTGGTACTTCTACTCGCGATCGTCTTGATTGTCATCGGACCCGGCAAGCTGTCGCAGCTGGGAGGAGCGCTCGGCCAGTCGCTCAAGGAATTTCGCAAGTCGCAAAGCGAGTCGCCGCCGGCTGGGGAGCCACCCAAGCCCACCGAGTAG
- a CDS encoding GyrI-like domain-containing protein, whose translation MTIEKTAESPTAVVKANTTWREFPMLWRTLLDDVWDFLRATPGLRADGHNVMLYQRGLRDGEVAVEVGVQVTRSFEAAGRVVPSTLPAGEAAATVHSGTAAEIGAVHDAVVAWCAAQRRQLTGVRWEIYGDPDPQTGHFDVAVYWQLAQVERA comes from the coding sequence GTGACAATCGAGAAGACGGCCGAGAGTCCGACCGCGGTTGTCAAAGCGAACACGACGTGGCGTGAGTTTCCGATGCTGTGGCGCACGCTGCTCGACGATGTGTGGGACTTCCTCCGCGCCACACCTGGGCTGCGTGCCGACGGCCACAATGTCATGCTCTATCAGCGCGGCCTGCGTGACGGCGAGGTCGCGGTCGAGGTTGGCGTCCAGGTGACCCGATCCTTCGAGGCCGCTGGCCGCGTCGTCCCATCGACGTTGCCGGCCGGCGAGGCGGCGGCGACCGTCCACAGTGGAACAGCCGCAGAGATCGGCGCGGTGCACGATGCCGTTGTGGCGTGGTGCGCGGCGCAGCGCCGCCAGTTGACCGGTGTCAGGTGGGAGATCTACGGAGACCCCGACCCTCAGACCGGCCATTTCGACGTCGCGGTGTACTGGCAGCTTGCCCAGGTCGAGCGGGCCTGA
- a CDS encoding nitroreductase/quinone reductase family protein — protein MGFSVVTLATKGAKSGRQRTAQINGFADGENAWLVVASKAGADTNPAWFVNMLKNPDDIWLKVGRRNLKVRGEVLTGAARLASFRAVAAMSPQYGEYQERTDREIPIIRLTPDQG, from the coding sequence ATGGGGTTTTCGGTCGTGACGCTGGCAACGAAGGGAGCGAAATCGGGACGGCAACGCACCGCGCAGATCAATGGATTCGCCGACGGCGAGAATGCCTGGCTCGTCGTTGCCTCGAAGGCCGGCGCGGATACGAATCCGGCGTGGTTCGTCAACATGCTCAAGAATCCGGACGACATCTGGTTGAAGGTCGGCCGCCGGAACCTCAAAGTCCGCGGCGAGGTGCTTACAGGCGCAGCACGCCTCGCCTCTTTCCGGGCGGTTGCGGCGATGTCGCCACAATACGGCGAGTATCAGGAGCGGACGGACCGGGAGATCCCGATTATCAGACTCACGCCTGACCAGGGTTAA
- a CDS encoding VOC family protein: protein MNPRIDIITLAVADLERALHFYRDGLGLESRGVIATEFVGDDVNAAGAIAMFKLRDGLILSLYPRTELAKDAKVPLAPQKTGEFSIGQTVASKTEVDALLAKAQAAGATITDRPHDRPWGIYSGYFRDPDGHLWEIIWNPKPGSPGE, encoded by the coding sequence ATGAACCCCCGAATCGACATCATTACGCTTGCTGTCGCCGATCTTGAGCGGGCGCTTCACTTCTACCGAGACGGCCTGGGATTGGAGTCGCGCGGTGTGATCGCGACCGAATTCGTCGGCGACGATGTCAACGCGGCAGGGGCAATCGCGATGTTCAAGCTCCGGGACGGGCTGATCCTGTCGCTTTACCCCCGCACCGAGCTGGCAAAGGACGCCAAGGTCCCGCTCGCTCCACAGAAGACCGGTGAGTTCAGCATCGGACAGACGGTCGCAAGCAAGACCGAGGTCGACGCCCTGCTCGCCAAAGCCCAAGCGGCCGGAGCCACCATCACCGACCGACCGCACGACCGTCCCTGGGGAATCTATTCCGGTTACTTTCGCGATCCCGACGGACACCTTTGGGAAATCATCTGGAACCCAAA